The proteins below come from a single Aphanothece sacrum FPU1 genomic window:
- a CDS encoding type II toxin-antitoxin system RelE/ParE family toxin has product MIISFGNQGTSDLFNGVESREARKIPSQISKTALKKLDILNAAEQLDELKVPPGNRLEALKGNLKGFYSIRINSQWRIIFQWDNGKVTQVQIIDYHS; this is encoded by the coding sequence TTGATTATTTCTTTTGGAAATCAAGGTACTTCCGACTTATTTAATGGAGTTGAAAGTCGAGAAGCCAGAAAAATTCCCTCCCAAATCAGCAAAACAGCCTTGAAAAAATTAGATATATTGAATGCTGCCGAACAATTAGATGAATTAAAAGTTCCACCAGGCAACCGCTTAGAGGCACTCAAAGGTAATCTGAAAGGATTTTACAGCATTCGGATCAACAGTCAGTGGCGGATTATTTTTCAATGGGATAACGGCAAAGTTACCCAAGTTCAAATTATTGACTATCACAGTTAA
- a CDS encoding T3SS effector HopA1 family protein: MLEETFLPQIINNNLQDVLEDIVNRMEIKSDFSISHPDYKPLEITTEARENFDKMPPEIQQKYLSSQLRGFLYGIYYNGSLREALDPDKDHQNLPQDLENNTVLGIDIEFYEQLHQSNKGTGYFDSGWQVLREESDGSVAVTKGGLRLHIQRDQHLLSEDKFAKIGEIVKIKLLKNRIQSGFYMAVGNHGFSHSEERGIKDTTVRIYFNFTPEGAIAVMECLTQQFNEKEIPFSFKVLYNPKEYKRHDSGVLYFDKQNYTKVKDIVMNIYQETKGYFKNSVPLFTLKLEQGLGLAEEPDHRFSEQESFGMNRCQIIANGLLKAWYEGDNSPQGRMKFILEQFSELGIDLDRIYLNGGSEDIY, from the coding sequence ATGTTAGAAGAAACTTTTTTACCTCAAATTATCAATAACAACTTACAGGATGTTTTAGAAGATATTGTAAATCGGATGGAAATTAAATCTGATTTTTCAATTTCTCATCCCGACTATAAACCGTTAGAAATTACCACAGAAGCACGAGAAAATTTTGATAAAATGCCTCCAGAAATTCAACAAAAATATCTGAGTTCTCAATTGCGAGGGTTTCTTTATGGTATTTATTATAATGGCTCCCTCAGAGAAGCATTAGATCCCGATAAAGATCATCAAAATTTACCACAAGATTTAGAAAATAATACGGTTTTAGGGATAGATATAGAGTTCTATGAACAGTTACATCAAAGTAACAAAGGAACAGGATATTTTGATTCGGGTTGGCAGGTTTTACGAGAAGAAAGTGATGGTAGTGTAGCCGTTACTAAGGGAGGGTTAAGACTTCATATTCAACGAGATCAACATCTTTTATCTGAAGATAAATTCGCAAAAATTGGTGAGATTGTCAAGATAAAATTACTTAAAAATCGAATACAAAGTGGCTTTTATATGGCAGTAGGAAATCATGGTTTTAGTCACAGTGAGGAGAGGGGAATCAAAGATACAACGGTTAGAATATACTTTAATTTTACCCCAGAGGGTGCTATCGCAGTCATGGAATGTTTAACCCAACAGTTTAATGAGAAGGAAATTCCTTTTAGTTTCAAAGTTTTATATAATCCTAAAGAATATAAACGCCATGATTCAGGAGTGTTATATTTTGATAAGCAAAATTATACCAAAGTCAAAGATATTGTCATGAATATCTATCAAGAAACGAAAGGGTATTTTAAGAATAGTGTTCCCTTATTTACATTAAAATTAGAGCAAGGTTTAGGATTAGCTGAAGAACCCGATCATCGTTTTAGTGAACAAGAAAGTTTTGGGATGAATCGTTGTCAAATTATTGCTAATGGATTATTAAAAGCGTGGTATGAAGGGGATAATTCACCTCAAGGACGTATGAAGTTCATTTTAGAACAATTTTCTGAGTTAGGAATTGATTTAGATCGTATCTATCTCAATGGGGGATCTGAGGATATTTATTAA
- a CDS encoding HigA family addiction module antitoxin: MIPTNRIPTHPGVILLEEFLEPMNITQIALANHLNIPVQRINEIIKGKQEITPETAWLLAQAFKTTPQFWMNLQTNYDLALNRPKEIKQAIIA, from the coding sequence ATGATACCAACTAATCGCATACCAACTCATCCAGGAGTGATTCTCTTAGAAGAATTTCTTGAACCGATGAATATCACTCAAATCGCATTAGCTAATCATTTGAATATTCCAGTACAACGGATTAATGAAATTATTAAAGGTAAACAAGAGATTACTCCTGAAACTGCATGGCTACTAGCTCAAGCCTTTAAGACTACTCCTCAATTCTGGATGAATTTACAGACTAATTATGATTTAGCATTGAATAGACCCAAAGAAATTAAACAAGCGATAATTGCCTGA
- a CDS encoding helix-turn-helix domain-containing protein, translating to MTLSHSIDITIGKDNIFEDLGFSREEALNLKIRADLMLTLRSFIKEKGWTQQEAAVFFEETQPRISNLMNGEISRFSVDKLLNLLGKAAIEVKLEVFYNRQYT from the coding sequence ATGACTCTATCTCACTCAATTGATATCACTATTGGCAAGGATAATATATTTGAAGACTTAGGATTTTCTAGGGAAGAAGCCCTTAACCTAAAAATCAGGGCTGACTTGATGTTAACTTTACGATCTTTTATTAAAGAAAAGGGATGGACTCAACAAGAAGCTGCCGTTTTTTTTGAAGAAACCCAACCGAGAATTAGTAATTTAATGAATGGGGAAATCAGCCGTTTTAGTGTAGATAAATTGCTTAATTTGTTAGGCAAAGCAGCGATAGAAGTTAAACTTGAGGTTTTTTATAATAGACAATATACTTAG
- a CDS encoding phosphotransferase, whose protein sequence is MKFLLNSSNIFDYLSQLGLLNLIEQPLCKIELIEAKNFNLLVTLPNSSQLLVKQERMQKQEKVIGEFYGEWRIQNLINQFPELADLQTFLPEMLHFDRDNYILVFSYLQDYQDLSKFYQKEKIFPPLIAAAIGKALGTIHRDTFNHQVYQNFLAENQENLANYHVTHLIQGLERLTPEIFATVPNDGLKFFLLYQRYDSLGQSLAELGQAFNPACLTHNDLKLNNILLNNDWESSTDNLVRFIDLERASWGDPAYDLGMLLGSYLQLWLSNLIINKSLTIEESLRLAVIPLEKIQPSIAALTQAYLRVFPDILSERPDFLERVIQFIGLALIQQIQAMIQYQKVFGNMGIVMLQVAKKLLGYPHQSMATIFGTTEIYSTSA, encoded by the coding sequence ATGAAATTTTTACTAAACTCGTCTAATATCTTTGACTATCTTTCTCAATTAGGCTTGTTAAACCTAATTGAACAACCTTTATGTAAGATTGAACTCATTGAAGCTAAGAATTTTAATTTATTGGTCACGCTTCCCAATAGTTCTCAACTGTTAGTTAAACAAGAACGGATGCAAAAGCAAGAAAAGGTAATTGGCGAATTTTACGGAGAATGGCGAATTCAAAACTTAATTAATCAATTTCCTGAATTAGCAGATTTACAAACTTTTCTGCCAGAAATGTTACACTTTGATCGAGATAATTACATTTTAGTGTTTAGCTATCTACAAGATTATCAAGACTTAAGCAAATTTTATCAAAAGGAAAAGATTTTTCCTCCTTTAATCGCTGCTGCAATCGGCAAAGCTTTAGGAACTATTCATAGAGATACGTTTAATCATCAAGTTTATCAGAATTTTTTAGCTGAAAATCAGGAAAACTTAGCAAATTATCACGTCACCCATTTAATTCAAGGTTTAGAAAGGTTAACCCCTGAGATTTTTGCTACAGTCCCCAACGATGGTTTAAAGTTTTTTCTCCTCTATCAAAGATATGATAGTTTAGGACAATCCCTTGCAGAATTGGGTCAAGCTTTTAACCCCGCTTGTCTTACGCATAATGATCTCAAATTAAACAATATTCTGCTAAATAACGATTGGGAGTCATCAACAGATAACCTAGTCAGATTTATTGATTTAGAACGAGCAAGTTGGGGAGATCCCGCTTATGATTTAGGAATGTTATTAGGGAGTTATTTGCAACTTTGGTTAAGCAATTTAATAATTAATAAATCTCTGACGATTGAGGAATCTTTAAGACTGGCTGTAATTCCTTTAGAAAAAATTCAGCCTTCTATTGCTGCATTAACTCAAGCCTATTTAAGAGTTTTTCCTGATATTTTATCAGAACGTCCAGACTTTTTAGAGCGCGTGATTCAATTCATTGGCCTTGCTTTAATTCAACAAATTCAAGCGATGATTCAATATCAAAAAGTTTTTGGTAATATGGGAATTGTCATGCTCCAAGTTGCCAAAAAGTTATTAGGATATCCCCATCAATCTATGGCTACCATTTTTGGGACTACTGAAATTTATTCTACTTCAGCTTAA
- a CDS encoding type II toxin-antitoxin system RelE/ParE family toxin — translation MGHKPIYWIGTSRNDISNFSEEARRKAGFQLRVIQKGDKANDFKPIPIIGKGTEEIRIWTGETYRIFYVARFEEGIYVLHAFRKKTQRTSKKDIELGQQRYQQMIQFRQQLQE, via the coding sequence ATGGGACATAAACCCATATACTGGATTGGCACTTCAAGGAATGATATTAGTAATTTTTCCGAAGAAGCAAGGCGTAAAGCAGGTTTTCAACTTAGAGTCATTCAAAAAGGAGATAAAGCTAATGATTTCAAACCTATTCCCATTATTGGGAAAGGAACAGAAGAGATTAGAATTTGGACAGGAGAAACATACCGAATCTTTTATGTTGCGAGGTTTGAAGAAGGAATTTATGTCCTTCATGCTTTTAGGAAAAAAACACAGAGAACCTCCAAAAAAGATATTGAATTAGGACAACAACGTTATCAGCAAATGATTCAATTTAGACAACAATTACAGGAGTAA
- a CDS encoding alpha/beta fold hydrolase, protein MQSLPLDSMTDTTDKIWMWRGFPIAYQNQGDTGPAVVLVHGFGASWGHWRKNLPVLGQTCRCYAIDLIGFGGSAKPTPDQEIDYTFETWGQQINDFCREVIGSPAFLVGNSIGCVVVMQAAIADPEWVLGVAAINCSLRLLHERKRANLPWYRRFGASIATKILNNKAIGSFFFQQIAKPRTLRNILLKAYHRQEAVTDELIEILLKPARDEGAADVFLAFTRYAGGPLPEALLPMLPCRAILLWGMNDPWEPIEIGKEWANFPTVDRFIPLEGVGHCPQDEAPELVNPILQEWILSHDLVK, encoded by the coding sequence ATGCAATCTTTGCCCCTAGACTCAATGACTGATACCACAGATAAAATCTGGATGTGGCGCGGGTTTCCCATAGCCTATCAAAATCAGGGAGACACAGGGCCAGCCGTTGTCTTAGTACATGGTTTTGGGGCTTCTTGGGGACACTGGCGCAAAAATTTGCCCGTTTTAGGTCAAACCTGTCGTTGTTATGCGATAGATTTAATTGGGTTTGGAGGTTCTGCTAAACCTACCCCAGATCAAGAGATTGATTATACGTTTGAAACCTGGGGACAACAAATCAATGATTTTTGTCGAGAAGTGATAGGAAGTCCAGCTTTTTTGGTAGGAAACTCTATCGGTTGTGTGGTGGTGATGCAAGCTGCGATCGCTGATCCTGAGTGGGTGTTAGGAGTAGCGGCAATTAATTGTTCTTTGCGCTTACTCCATGAACGAAAACGGGCTAATTTACCTTGGTATCGTCGTTTTGGGGCATCTATCGCCACTAAAATTTTAAATAATAAAGCGATCGGGTCTTTCTTTTTTCAACAAATAGCCAAACCTCGAACCCTGCGTAATATTCTCCTAAAAGCTTATCATCGTCAAGAAGCGGTAACAGATGAACTGATTGAAATTCTACTTAAACCCGCTAGAGATGAGGGGGCCGCGGATGTATTTTTAGCCTTTACTCGTTATGCTGGAGGCCCCTTACCAGAGGCGTTATTACCGATGTTACCTTGTCGGGCCATTTTGTTATGGGGGATGAATGATCCTTGGGAACCCATTGAAATAGGCAAGGAATGGGCAAATTTTCCCACTGTTGACCGATTTATTCCCCTGGAAGGGGTGGGCCATTGTCCTCAAGACGAAGCCCCAGAATTAGTTAATCCGATTTTACAAGAGTGGATTTTGAGTCATGATTTAGTAAAGTAA